The Spirochaetota bacterium genomic interval GAACGGCACGCGCACACGATGGATCGACGCGTCTTCGGCGAGAGCGCTCGATTGTCCCCGCAGCGCCCGCAGGCCGAAATCCCTGTTCTGCCAGCCCTTGAATCGACCCGTGGCCTTGCGATCGGGGCACAGCAGCCATTCTCCGTCCAGCGAGTAGCTCGGACTTCTGACGAGGTCCGGCCGGGGGAAATGGCCCCGCTCCCCGATTTTAAGCGTGCTGCCCAGCCTCAGTCGTACGAGCTCCATGGTCATCTCTCCCTTTTTGGAATGAATAATCCGTTTACAATGGCGACATTTTCATGGCGCAAAACTGTTTCGCGCAGCGCCTTTTGCAAACGAGCGAAAGCGGGGCCTTCGGTCGAGACGCGATTGACGAACGCCGTATCGCCGCGGCGCAGCAGCTCGTAGCGCACCCCGTCGCGGGTGGGCATGTAGATGAGCTTGTGGGTTTCATCGAACACCGTGCGGTGCTTGGCGATGTTGATCAGATCACGGTATTCGTCTTTCAGCACCACGCCCATATCAGGTTCGGCGAGTTCGCAGAGCACGCTGACGTCCGGATAGCGAATGCGCAGACGCTGGAAAAACTGCCCCCCCTCGGGCACGAACCAGATGCCGGTCTCCGCGTACGCGATGCGCGGGATGTTTGTCACCCTCCCCTCTATAACGCTCCTGTACGAGATGCCCGCCGCGTCTGTCTTCGCGTCCTTCACCCCCAGGATGTCGAGCACCGTGGGGGCGAAATCGATCTGCTGAACAACACCCATGTATCCCCTTGTCCTCGCTTTTAACGCGTAATCCCGGTGGAATTTAATGATCATCGGCACATGCGTCGCGTACTCGCCCCTGACGTGTTCCCCGTGGCCCAGGTCCAGACCGTGGTCATAGAGGTTCTCTCCGTGGTCCGCGGTGAAAACGATGATGCTGTTGTCGTACAGCCCGCGCCGCTTAAGGTAATCGACGACTTCGCCGACGGCGTCGTCTACCGCCGAGCACGCTCCGTCAAACAGTCCCTCGATCTGGCGCCGGTCGTCGCGGGCCACGAGCGTTTCGCTGAGCGGATTGTTGATTTTAAGATATCGGTATTGCCCGCGGTAGGCGGGATCGGTGTACTTTTTGTAATAAGGATGCGGCGATGCGTATGGAAAATGGGTCGCCGAGAAAAAAACGGTCAAAAGAAAACGCTTGCGGCGGGCGAGCGCGTCGAGTTCCGACTTGATATCGCCGATGAGAAACGCGGGGTCCGAGTTCTGGGCGAAGGCGCGCGCTTCCGGGAACAGGCGCCGCCCGGTGGCGTTCTGTATAAACGGCAGCAGGAAAAAATGGATTTCGAGGCCGCGCTGGCGGATGAGCGTGGTGAAGTTAAACGAAGGAGCCCGGACCCTGTCGAAGCA includes:
- a CDS encoding sulfatase; its protein translation is MTRIGTRIVAAFTRGDMGERGAALWRSFAVGAAVFACAFVFGLLYSASFSVMGVRVQALEDFVFAEFKWLILLHQAKVLAAYVAIGGASGAAAGYCIYLWCAATLRRVTTRKAVVTVALYSTVFMLAFLLADIRNHPALYNEHFHARGAVLAGFQMLVTHGVPGLLVDAFRLVVCAGFIPITIGVMVQLGGALYGACARLPRRALVALTTGAALAALIWLVPFNRNDGPNLIIIAADSFRYDRVSAWGSRKGLTPNIDALAAEGTSFHDFHVQLPRTFPSWYSLLSGRYPAQHGIRHMFPSRDELAAARLDLPEALRKNGYVTSAVADYAGDIFSRMSCFDRVRAPSFNFTTLIRQRGLEIHFFLLPFIQNATGRRLFPEARAFAQNSDPAFLIGDIKSELDALARRKRFLLTVFFSATHFPYASPHPYYKKYTDPAYRGQYRYLKINNPLSETLVARDDRRQIEGLFDGACSAVDDAVGEVVDYLKRRGLYDNSIIVFTADHGENLYDHGLDLGHGEHVRGEYATHVPMIIKFHRDYALKARTRGYMGVVQQIDFAPTVLDILGVKDAKTDAAGISYRSVIEGRVTNIPRIAYAETGIWFVPEGGQFFQRLRIRYPDVSVLCELAEPDMGVVLKDEYRDLINIAKHRTVFDETHKLIYMPTRDGVRYELLRRGDTAFVNRVSTEGPAFARLQKALRETVLRHENVAIVNGLFIPKRER